Proteins found in one Paenibacillus borealis genomic segment:
- a CDS encoding TetR/AcrR family transcriptional regulator, with translation MPKIVDHSERKSNIAEATWRVIIHQGIKGATVRNIAAEAGVSLGALRHYFSTQHELLVFAMNLVKERVTGRIVNIMQTDLPPREQVARVLLELLPVDDSSMAEMEVWFAFIFHLKSAGEPNSELSDAIYPLVIQLIDYLDGHGLLRQELDKDNEAERLYAVVDGLALHAMLEPERLNKQRIIRVLNIHLDSICNSGEAQ, from the coding sequence ATGCCAAAAATAGTAGATCATTCAGAGCGGAAATCGAATATTGCAGAAGCGACCTGGCGTGTCATTATCCATCAGGGGATCAAAGGGGCAACTGTGCGTAATATTGCTGCTGAGGCGGGTGTATCCCTGGGGGCGCTGCGCCATTATTTCTCTACCCAGCATGAGCTGCTGGTATTTGCCATGAATCTGGTGAAGGAACGGGTGACTGGACGGATCGTGAACATCATGCAGACGGACCTTCCTCCCAGAGAACAGGTTGCCAGGGTTCTGCTGGAGCTGCTTCCCGTAGACGACAGCAGCATGGCTGAGATGGAGGTGTGGTTCGCATTTATCTTCCACCTCAAGTCAGCCGGAGAACCTAACAGTGAGCTTAGTGACGCTATCTATCCGCTTGTCATCCAGCTGATTGATTATCTGGACGGGCACGGGCTGCTCCGGCAAGAGCTGGATAAGGATAATGAGGCTGAGCGGCTGTATGCCGTGGTCGACGGACTAGCCCTGCACGCCATGCTGGAGCCTGAACGGCTGAACAAACAGCGGATCATCCGGGTACTGAACATTCATCTGGATTCTATCTGCAACAGCGGAGAGGCACAGTGA
- a CDS encoding HPr family phosphocarrier protein, whose amino-acid sequence MQTTFRIIDEDGIHARPATALVNTATKFKDTEVFAEAKGKKVTLKSILGVLSLGLESGDTLTLITEGGQEAEALGALQDVMIKEGLGELND is encoded by the coding sequence ATGCAAACAACATTCAGAATTATCGACGAAGACGGAATTCACGCGCGTCCGGCCACAGCGTTGGTCAATACAGCAACCAAGTTTAAGGACACAGAGGTTTTTGCCGAAGCAAAGGGCAAGAAGGTTACTTTGAAATCTATTCTTGGTGTATTGTCACTCGGACTGGAAAGCGGCGATACCCTGACCCTGATCACTGAAGGCGGCCAGGAAGCAGAAGCCCTTGGCGCACTTCAGGATGTAATGATCAAAGAGGGATTGGGCGAGCTCAATGATTAA
- the ptsP gene encoding phosphoenolpyruvate--protein phosphotransferase, which translates to MIKISGIAASAGIAVAKAFILKHPDYTITKTTVSDVELEIVKLESALEISKGELARIKARTLAELGEKKAEIFESHLLILEDPELISPVMDKIREEAVNADYALQEVANQFIEMFENMKSTYLQERAADMRDVTKRVLNHLLGISYVSPAEISEEVIVIAEDLTPSDTAQLNRKYVKGFTTNIGGRTSHSAIMARSLEIPAVVGTKNVMSEVKAGDLIIVDGLSGDVLVNPGEAEVALYIGKQKEYDLQIAEWKKLREEPTVSADGKHVELAANIGTPNDVAGVIDNGGEGVGLYRTEFLYMGRDKLPSEEIQYNAYRTVLENMQGKPVVVRTLDIGGDKELPYLELPKEMNPFLGFRAIRLCLDRQDIFRTQLRALLRASVQGDLRIMFPMIATLGEFRAARDLLLEEKAKLREEGKEVSDQIQLGIMVEIPSTAVLADQFAKEVDFFSIGTNDLIQYTMAADRMNERVSYLYQPYNPAILRLIKNVIDAAHAEGKWTGMCGEMAGDATAIPLLLGLGLDEFSMSATSILPARSQIAKLSSADMKELAAKALQLGTAEEVAALVQAIK; encoded by the coding sequence ATGATTAAGATTTCAGGCATCGCAGCTTCCGCAGGTATTGCTGTTGCTAAAGCGTTTATCCTGAAGCATCCGGACTACACCATCACGAAGACCACCGTTAGCGATGTGGAGCTTGAAATTGTCAAGCTGGAGAGCGCCCTGGAGATTTCCAAGGGTGAACTGGCGCGGATTAAGGCACGTACGCTGGCAGAGCTGGGAGAGAAGAAAGCGGAGATTTTCGAATCCCATCTGCTGATTCTGGAGGATCCTGAGCTGATCAGCCCGGTGATGGACAAAATCCGTGAGGAAGCTGTAAACGCGGACTATGCGCTGCAGGAGGTCGCTAATCAGTTCATCGAAATGTTCGAGAATATGAAAAGCACTTATCTTCAGGAACGTGCAGCAGACATGCGGGATGTAACCAAACGTGTGCTGAACCATCTGCTGGGAATTTCCTATGTCAGCCCGGCGGAAATCAGCGAAGAGGTTATTGTGATTGCAGAGGATCTGACGCCTTCAGATACAGCACAGCTTAACCGCAAATATGTAAAAGGCTTCACCACCAATATTGGCGGACGCACCTCACACTCGGCGATTATGGCCCGTTCACTGGAAATACCGGCAGTTGTCGGCACCAAGAATGTAATGTCTGAGGTGAAAGCCGGAGATCTTATCATTGTAGACGGACTAAGCGGGGACGTGCTGGTTAATCCCGGTGAAGCTGAAGTAGCCTTGTACATAGGCAAGCAGAAGGAGTACGATCTGCAGATCGCAGAATGGAAAAAGCTGCGCGAAGAGCCTACGGTATCCGCAGACGGCAAGCATGTTGAGCTGGCTGCCAATATCGGTACGCCGAATGATGTTGCAGGCGTAATCGACAATGGCGGTGAAGGCGTAGGCCTGTATCGTACCGAGTTCCTCTACATGGGCCGCGACAAGCTGCCTTCCGAGGAAATTCAGTATAATGCCTACCGCACCGTGCTTGAGAATATGCAAGGCAAGCCGGTTGTTGTCCGTACACTGGATATCGGCGGAGACAAGGAGCTGCCTTACCTGGAGCTTCCGAAGGAAATGAATCCGTTCCTCGGGTTCCGCGCGATCCGGCTCTGCCTGGACCGTCAGGATATCTTCCGTACCCAGCTGCGTGCTTTGCTGAGAGCAAGTGTGCAAGGCGATCTGCGCATTATGTTCCCGATGATTGCCACCCTGGGTGAATTCCGTGCAGCCCGCGATCTGCTGCTGGAAGAAAAGGCTAAGCTGCGTGAAGAAGGCAAGGAGGTATCGGATCAGATTCAGCTGGGTATTATGGTTGAGATTCCTTCCACTGCGGTACTTGCAGACCAGTTCGCGAAGGAAGTTGATTTCTTCAGTATTGGTACGAACGATCTGATTCAATATACTATGGCTGCTGACCGGATGAATGAACGGGTCTCCTACCTGTATCAGCCTTACAATCCGGCCATCCTGCGTCTGATCAAGAATGTAATCGATGCAGCTCACGCTGAAGGCAAGTGGACGGGCATGTGCGGCGAAATGGCCGGAGATGCCACAGCGATTCCGCTGCTGCTGGGACTGGGCCTCGATGAGTTCAGTATGAGTGCAACCTCCATCCTGCCGGCACGCAGCCAGATTGCCAAGCTGTCCTCGGCGGATATGAAGGAACTGGCAGCCAAGGCACTGCAGCTGGGTACTGCGGAAGAAGTCGCTGCATTGGTGCAGGCTATTAAGTAG
- a CDS encoding response regulator yields the protein MMIRAVIIDDEKPALDVLHYLLQRDGRVEVIGAFQRPLEALEQIQVLQPDIVFMDMEMPLMNGVELAGILLETVRDLEVVFVTAHNAYAVEAFRIEALDYLLKPPTPVQLDRAVTRYQKKRRLPAEQEMRMPLKPARIVSFGGFYVLSAGGQEDKVKWRTYKSKELMSFLFLKGAAYVPKGQIIQALWPECSDVQAHSNLHTTLYKMKTALKKAEVHVDIHFKGGSYRMEIAGAAGDLWEFEDFARRNDPLTLLTVPKYEYILELYQGELFADDDYWWSNSKRAEMLGFYVMLSKKLCSYFIAEGRLKEAMHRVHLLLDKSPLDEEAHELLMGIYFRQKDRISLIRHYHAMKELLSNELGLEPKESVRQLYSEMLSKQ from the coding sequence ATGATGATAAGAGCGGTAATTATCGACGATGAGAAACCGGCACTGGATGTGTTGCATTATCTGCTGCAAAGAGATGGACGGGTAGAGGTGATCGGGGCGTTTCAAAGGCCTTTGGAGGCTCTGGAGCAAATACAGGTGCTGCAGCCGGATATCGTGTTCATGGATATGGAGATGCCGCTGATGAACGGGGTAGAGCTGGCGGGAATACTGCTGGAGACCGTCAGGGATCTGGAGGTTGTTTTTGTGACTGCACATAATGCGTATGCTGTGGAGGCCTTCCGGATTGAAGCTCTGGATTATTTGCTGAAACCGCCGACGCCTGTGCAGCTTGACCGGGCAGTTACACGCTATCAGAAGAAACGGCGGTTACCGGCAGAACAGGAGATGAGGATGCCGCTTAAGCCGGCAAGGATTGTCAGCTTCGGGGGCTTCTATGTGCTGAGTGCGGGCGGCCAGGAGGATAAGGTGAAGTGGAGAACTTATAAGTCCAAGGAACTGATGTCCTTCCTGTTTCTGAAAGGGGCAGCTTACGTACCCAAAGGCCAGATTATTCAGGCGTTATGGCCGGAGTGCAGTGATGTGCAGGCTCACTCCAATCTGCACACCACGCTATATAAAATGAAGACTGCGCTCAAAAAAGCAGAGGTCCATGTGGACATTCATTTCAAAGGCGGGAGCTACCGGATGGAGATTGCCGGAGCTGCCGGGGACTTATGGGAGTTTGAGGATTTCGCGAGGAGAAATGATCCGCTTACCCTGCTTACGGTGCCCAAATATGAGTATATTCTGGAGCTCTACCAGGGTGAGCTGTTTGCGGATGACGATTATTGGTGGAGCAACTCCAAGAGAGCAGAGATGCTCGGATTCTACGTCATGCTGTCGAAGAAGCTGTGCAGCTACTTCATCGCGGAAGGGCGTCTTAAGGAGGCTATGCACCGGGTTCATCTGCTGCTGGATAAGTCACCGCTGGATGAAGAGGCGCATGAGCTGCTGATGGGCATCTATTTCCGCCAAAAGGACCGGATCAGCCTGATCCGGCATTATCATGCGATGAAGGAACTGCTAAGCAACGAACTAGGGCTTGAGCCGAAAGAATCGGTAAGGCAGCTGTACAGTGAAATGCTCTCTAAACAGTAG
- a CDS encoding winged helix-turn-helix transcriptional regulator, translated as MKAANSASNYIPKNPVSIECNIEKTLEVLAGKWAFLVLRELQGGTKRFGELQRNIEGISPRALTSTLRHLEDHGVLERCVFPTVPVTVEYTLTPKGADLHQILHEMKLWSAKWT; from the coding sequence TTGAAAGCAGCCAATTCTGCCAGTAATTATATCCCTAAGAACCCCGTCTCTATCGAATGCAATATAGAAAAAACACTGGAGGTACTAGCCGGAAAATGGGCTTTCCTGGTGCTGAGAGAGCTGCAGGGCGGCACGAAACGCTTCGGTGAGCTGCAGCGCAATATCGAAGGCATCAGCCCGCGCGCGCTGACCAGCACCCTGAGACACCTCGAAGATCATGGTGTACTGGAACGCTGCGTATTCCCGACCGTTCCGGTTACTGTGGAATATACGCTGACCCCCAAAGGTGCGGATCTGCATCAGATCCTTCATGAAATGAAGCTGTGGTCCGCTAAGTGGACCTGA
- a CDS encoding aldo/keto reductase family protein, whose protein sequence is MKYRRLGGTGLKVSEISLGSWLTYGGYVEQDNAVRAIETAYSLGVNFFDTANVYEKGEAEKVLGATLSSYPRESYVLATKVYGVMGDGPNDRGLSRKHITEQCNASLKRLGAEYVDLLYCHRYDPETPIEETLRALDDLVRQGKVLYVGVSEWTAAQMAEALAVADRYLLDHIVVNQPIYNMFERYIEKEIIPLGLRKGIGQVVFSPLAQGLLTGKYSSVSDIPEDSRAAKLDWMRKGITEERIAKVQELGSIAAELDISVGNLALAWILRQPNVASALVGASRPEQVEENVKASGIELTGDVLTRIEEIIG, encoded by the coding sequence ATGAAATACCGCAGATTAGGTGGAACCGGACTTAAAGTCAGTGAGATCAGCCTGGGAAGCTGGTTGACCTACGGAGGATATGTAGAACAGGACAATGCCGTTAGAGCCATTGAAACCGCTTACTCCCTGGGTGTTAATTTTTTTGATACGGCTAATGTGTATGAGAAAGGGGAAGCGGAAAAGGTGCTGGGCGCTACCCTGAGCAGCTATCCGCGCGAATCCTATGTGCTGGCGACCAAAGTATACGGTGTGATGGGTGACGGTCCCAATGACCGCGGCCTGTCCCGTAAGCATATTACCGAGCAATGTAATGCTAGCCTGAAACGGCTCGGTGCTGAATACGTGGATCTGCTGTATTGCCACCGGTATGATCCGGAAACACCAATTGAAGAAACATTGCGGGCACTGGATGATTTGGTCCGGCAGGGTAAGGTGCTCTATGTGGGTGTAAGTGAATGGACGGCGGCACAGATGGCCGAGGCCCTTGCGGTTGCCGACCGTTATCTGCTGGATCATATCGTGGTCAACCAGCCGATCTACAATATGTTCGAACGTTATATTGAGAAAGAAATCATTCCGCTGGGCCTGCGCAAAGGGATCGGACAAGTCGTATTCTCACCGCTGGCCCAAGGGCTGCTGACCGGCAAATACAGCTCGGTCTCCGATATTCCAGAGGACAGCAGGGCTGCTAAGCTCGACTGGATGCGTAAAGGAATTACGGAGGAGAGAATCGCCAAGGTTCAGGAGCTGGGCAGCATTGCCGCTGAACTGGATATTTCTGTAGGCAATCTGGCGCTGGCCTGGATTCTGCGTCAGCCTAACGTTGCCAGCGCCCTGGTCGGTGCCAGCCGGCCGGAGCAGGTGGAAGAGAATGTGAAGGCTTCGGGTATTGAGCTCACCGGGGATGTTTTAACACGTATTGAAGAAATTATCGGCTAA